One Helianthus annuus cultivar XRQ/B chromosome 12, HanXRQr2.0-SUNRISE, whole genome shotgun sequence genomic region harbors:
- the LOC110893849 gene encoding uncharacterized protein LOC110893849: MSSILASNGMVLATAMAAVSGTVLLLALHLHKQPADTVHHPRPCISSDGKKREKKNKKVHFAEDVREPSGNGEEFRRRLQSKNQSQDRSFSSTLKDEGCKKKMRRDYKGIPANRMALYTGILRDRGVHRVSYC; encoded by the exons ATGTCATCAATCTTGGCTTCAAATGGGATGGTGTTAGCCACCGCCATGGCCGCCGTCTCCGGCACCGTTCTCCTCCTCGCCCTCCACCTCCATAAACAACCCGCCGACACCGTCCACCACCCGAGACCCTGCATCTCTTCAG ATGGGAAGAAGAGAGAGAAAAAGAACAAGAAAGTACACTTTGCAGAGGATGTGAGAGAGCCAAGTGGAAATGGGGAAGAGTTTAGGAGGAGGCTTCAAAGTAAGAATCAAAGTCAAGATCGGTCTTTTTCGTCAACTTTGAAAGATGAAGGGTGTAAAAAGAAAATGAGGAGAGATTACAAGGGTATTCCTGCAAATAGGATGGCGCTTTACACCGGAATCCTTAGAGATCGCGGTGTTCATCGCGTGTCATACTGCTAA
- the LOC110892311 gene encoding uncharacterized protein LOC110892311: protein MSARTTQECLYRFCHNVVKLYSKKYLRKLNAYDVQQLYQAHEARHGFSGMLGSIDCMHWGWHNCPTAWRGQYTRGDHGYPTVILEAVASQDLWIWHSFFGLPGSLNDLNVLYQSAIFTDVVNGTGPDTRFTVSGVEYRRGYYLADGIYPSWSTIVKTIPYPEDEKRKKFAKRQEAARKDIERAFGVLQKKWAILAHSARAFTPKTSVLCMYACILLHNMIIEDEGRAICEYDENASYGNTVPVDPPQQDLNSFSLTNDFTHANLQQDLVEHIWNNVNIVDGDGDEDEDE, encoded by the coding sequence ATGTCGGCAAGAACTACGCAGGAATGTTTGTATCGGTTTTGCCATAATGTGGTGAAATTGTATAGCAAAAAATATTTGCGGAAACTAAACGCGTATGATGTTCAACAGTTGTACCAAGCTCATGAAGCAAGGCACGGGTTTTCGGGAATGCTTGGTAGCATTGATTGTATGCATTGGGGGTGGCATAATTGCCCGACTGCGTGGCGCGGCCAATATACGCGAGGTGATCACGGCTATCCAACCGTGATACTTGAAGCCGTGGCATCACAAGATTTGTGGATATGGCATTCTTTCTTTGGTCTCCCTGGTTCACTCAACGACCTCAACGTGTTATACCAATCGGCGATCTTTACCGATGTCGTTAATGGAACCGGTCCGGACACACGTTTTACAGTTTCTGGGGTTGAGTATAGACGTGGGTATTATCTTGCTGACGGGATATATCCGTCTTGGTCTACAATTGTAAAGACTATTCCATATCCCGAGGACGAAAAAAGGAAAAAGTTCGCCAAGCGTCAAGAAGCTGCAAGAAAAGACATCGAACGTGCTTTTGGTGTCTTACAAAAAAAATGGGCCATCCTTGCACATTCGGCACGTGCGTTCACACCGAAAACGAGCGTGCTTTGTATGTACGCTTGCATTTTGCTCCATAACATGATTATTGAAGACGAAGGTCGGGCGATTTGTGAGTATGATGAGAATGCATCTTACGGGAACACTGTCCCGGTTGATCCGCCACaacaggatttaaactcgttcTCGCTAACAAACGACTTCACGCATGCAAACCTTCAACAAGATTTGGTAGAACATATTTGGAACAACGTTAACATCGTGGACGGTGACGGAGACGAAGACGAAGACGAGTAG